In Methylacidiphilum infernorum V4, a single window of DNA contains:
- the rpmC gene encoding 50S ribosomal protein L29 yields the protein MKRKDQLVELRALGIKELSAKEKECREELFRLRMQKSTAALEKPSRIKELKKMIARIQTLSREKTKGEDSK from the coding sequence ATGAAAAGGAAAGATCAACTCGTCGAACTTCGAGCCCTTGGAATCAAAGAGCTTTCAGCAAAGGAAAAGGAGTGCCGGGAAGAGTTATTTCGTCTCCGGATGCAGAAATCGACGGCTGCTCTAGAAAAACCTTCTCGTATTAAGGAATTAAAAAAGATGATTGCAAGAATACAGACCCTATCCCGGGAAAAGACCAAGGGGGAGGATTCCAAGTAA
- the rplN gene encoding 50S ribosomal protein L14: MLQVRSWLEVADNSGAKKATMIGVIGRKTLVAKVGDIITASVKDALPNGAVKKGEVVRAVVVRTKSPIRRSDGSYLKFDKNAIVIIDKESNPKGTRIFGPVARELREKNFMKILSLAPEVV; the protein is encoded by the coding sequence ATGCTTCAGGTACGCAGTTGGTTGGAAGTAGCGGATAATAGTGGAGCAAAGAAAGCCACGATGATCGGTGTTATCGGTCGAAAAACCCTGGTTGCAAAGGTGGGAGATATTATAACGGCTTCGGTAAAAGATGCCTTACCCAATGGGGCGGTGAAAAAAGGGGAAGTGGTCAGGGCTGTTGTCGTTCGGACCAAAAGTCCCATTCGAAGAAGTGATGGGTCTTATCTTAAATTTGACAAAAATGCTATTGTTATAATCGACAAGGAATCCAATCCCAAGGGGACTCGTATATTCGGTCCCGTTGCTAGGGAGTTACGGGAAAAGAATTTCATGAAAATTCTTTCACTAGCTCCAGAGGTAGTATGA
- a CDS encoding type Z 30S ribosomal protein S14, giving the protein MATKAWIAKQKRKPKFSTRKYNRCRISGRRRAYIRKFGLSRIQFRELASWGEIPGVIKASW; this is encoded by the coding sequence ATGGCCACGAAAGCATGGATTGCAAAACAGAAGAGAAAACCAAAATTTAGTACAAGAAAATATAACCGGTGTAGAATATCGGGAAGAAGAAGAGCTTATATCAGAAAGTTTGGGTTAAGTAGAATTCAGTTTAGAGAACTGGCTTCTTGGGGTGAAATTCCCGGAGTCATTAAGGCCAGTTGGTAA
- the rpsQ gene encoding 30S ribosomal protein S17, with amino-acid sequence MEESSDIKAGFDQKTLTRRKPKEKIGTVVSTKMAKTAVVMVSRHKAHPKYKKIIIVRKKFYAHDEGEIAKEGDTVKIQECRPLSRLKRWKVIEVLKTSNREGKNASGTQLVGSSG; translated from the coding sequence ATGGAAGAATCTTCGGATATTAAAGCGGGTTTTGACCAAAAAACGCTTACAAGGAGAAAGCCAAAGGAAAAGATTGGAACGGTGGTTTCGACCAAGATGGCGAAAACCGCCGTAGTCATGGTGAGCAGGCATAAGGCTCATCCCAAGTACAAGAAAATTATAATAGTGAGAAAAAAATTTTATGCCCACGACGAGGGAGAAATCGCTAAAGAGGGGGATACTGTAAAGATTCAAGAGTGCAGGCCTCTTAGCCGTTTAAAGAGATGGAAAGTCATAGAAGTTTTAAAGACATCTAATAGGGAGGGAAAAAATGCTTCAGGTACGCAGTTGGTTGGAAGTAGCGGATAA
- the rplX gene encoding 50S ribosomal protein L24, with translation MNKRAKSKNREPLRKSPVKRGDEVVVITGSERGKRGKVLKVLRNTHKVIVEGIKMVKKAVRPSQDNPKGGIVEKEATIAISNVMLASKWEKRQEKKKVAVEKKEQG, from the coding sequence ATGAATAAGAGAGCCAAGAGCAAGAATAGAGAGCCCCTGAGAAAGAGTCCTGTAAAGAGAGGAGACGAAGTCGTTGTCATTACGGGAAGTGAGCGGGGAAAAAGGGGAAAGGTCCTCAAGGTATTAAGAAATACCCACAAGGTCATTGTCGAAGGGATAAAGATGGTCAAAAAAGCGGTGAGACCTTCGCAAGATAATCCCAAAGGGGGTATTGTTGAAAAAGAAGCAACAATCGCTATTTCCAATGTCATGCTTGCTTCAAAATGGGAGAAGAGGCAGGAAAAAAAGAAAGTGGCGGTAGAAAAGAAAGAGCAGGGATGA
- the rplE gene encoding 50S ribosomal protein L5 has product MKSNVPKFLKAYREVVVPYLIEKNGYKNIHEVPKIVKITLNCCMGSSGDIKVALEEAAKELALITGQKPVKTRAKKSISNFKLRKGQEIGCKVTLRGERMYEFLERFVWAALPRVRDFRGLPTRSFDAQGNYTIGIKDHTIFPEVDIENLKRNIGFDVTIVTTAKTKKEAIDLLSAMGFPFIGEKGKPLVLSA; this is encoded by the coding sequence ATGAAAAGTAATGTCCCGAAGTTTTTAAAAGCCTATAGAGAAGTTGTCGTTCCTTATCTGATTGAGAAGAACGGTTATAAGAATATTCATGAAGTTCCAAAAATTGTAAAGATAACCCTAAACTGTTGCATGGGGTCATCTGGGGATATTAAAGTTGCCCTTGAAGAGGCCGCAAAGGAGCTTGCCCTCATTACGGGACAGAAGCCCGTTAAGACCAGGGCTAAAAAAAGCATTTCTAATTTCAAACTAAGAAAAGGGCAAGAAATTGGTTGTAAGGTTACCTTGAGAGGGGAAAGGATGTATGAATTTTTGGAAAGATTTGTTTGGGCGGCTTTGCCCAGGGTAAGGGATTTTAGGGGATTGCCTACCCGCTCATTTGATGCTCAGGGCAATTATACCATTGGGATAAAAGACCACACCATTTTTCCAGAAGTAGATATCGAAAATCTCAAAAGGAATATTGGATTTGATGTGACTATCGTTACCACGGCGAAGACCAAGAAAGAAGCTATTGATCTGCTTTCTGCAATGGGTTTCCCTTTTATTGGAGAAAAGGGCAAGCCACTTGTTTTATCGGCTTAG